The Gadus chalcogrammus isolate NIFS_2021 chromosome 14, NIFS_Gcha_1.0, whole genome shotgun sequence sequence GGTTGGTTTACAGCGGTTTGGTTATCAATTTCTTCCGAGCCAGGCATGTTTGCTTTGGACGTCCGCTCACGACTATGCTGTCGTCGCCGTACCCCTGACTGCTGCTGGCCTCAGTCACCAGTTTAAATATTGAGATGGCACAGAGCCCTTCTAATTTCCAGAGCGCCGTTATGAAACAGATATCAATTATAGCCAGTGGAAAATGAATCATCCAAAATGAGGCATCATGCAGTGCATTGACCTTATGAACTTGCAAAAGACAGTGAAGGGATGAataatgtgagtgtgtgggtgtatagCTTATTACTCCAGTGAGTTTCAACCTACTTATTCTTCAAAGATCAATTTGCTCCCAATACATATATCCACCATGAATCAAGGTCAACCTAATCATTTCCTTAAAGAAAAGCAataatttttttcaaataattCCCACCCAAGTCCACTACGTATGGTTGCCTTTATTGTTTAAGGACTATTTCTGTGTAACTTATGACCATAACTAAATATAACCATGTTCCAACCGTCATCCTGCCGAGAGCCTAAACTTTCAATCACAAAAGGCAGACATTCAGGCTCACACTGAATCAAAACCGATGATTAGTGAACGTGATTTAGatgaagtaaagtaaaagcAGAAGCGGGAATGCAGAAGGGGCATTAATGGAAAGGACAACGGATATGCTGTTATTTGACTAAAGCAAAACCTAACACCAGTGCCTCAGGCGTTaacttgaaacacacacatgacacaaacaattaaaagggggacacaaaaaaaaaaaaaaaagggtttgaGGATTCCTGTCAACaaaagcttttttttctttctctggaGGTTTCGGCGCAGTATGGTTTCAGGTGTGGAATGGATGGAGGGGGGCCGGCTGGAACctgtgggagggggtggtgactgATCCGACCGGCCTTACCCCTACGTGCGGCCATCTGCAGGGCGTCCTCGATGCGCTGCAGCTCCCTCTGCTTTGCCTCCTGTGTGTAGCGCTCCTCTTTGTCCGCGTCATACTTGATGGCTGTAAATAAAGATTTGGACAAACATGAATACAGAGTAAAATAATTTGGGGACTTTTTAAAGAGTTAAACATGAGGAATAGAAAAGGGTAGTTAAATTGACTTTGAAGGGTAAGGTGTATTTCAATGAGTATTTTACAGGTATTTGTAGGCTTAATATAATAATGATGCATATATTGTCTATGaatcaattgaaaaaaaatgaaagtgcTGTATGTGGAAAGGTACGTGTTAACTATAAAacttatttattgtgtttaacTATGTAGGTAACAATCAATGCTAGAAAGactgcagttattaaagataaatatattttcaataATTTGTTCCACAACTACCATTTTTTAccatatttcattttttattgtaGCATATTGATGCTCTGCAAAACACAGATGGCCACAAGACACACTTAAGTAACTTTCAAAAGTtacttttaatatatttaaatacctCAACAATCAACACTACAATTGTCAACATAAGTCTGTTTAACTGTCTATGTTTGTACCTGCTTTCAAATGCAAATATATACAAGCATATGgctattgtttttgtttgtgttttcaacATACATGTGATGATCGTAATGCAGTTAAATGCAGAAAATGCGTCTATTTTTAGCTGTCAATTCCCTGAGCAAGCTGCATTATTCACATCTATGAATGAGAGCTGAGAACAGACCTTCACGGCTTGGCTGCTAGGCAACCAATATAGTCATGGTGACCTGTTGAATCAATCTAGACACAGGTGTCAAAGCCTGCTACTGAGGGGCCATCTCAATACTAGTCTTATTCCAAGCCAAAGGGCAGAAACTATCCCTAAATAGGGACTAAATAGAGGTTGACCAAGGTGTAACGTTAAACACCAATTCCAGGAAGCAGTTGAAAGGGAAAATCAAATTGATTTAAGAAAAATGTAATTGGTATTGTGCCATCCCTAGTTTACACTGCATGGCTACTAATAGTGTCAAATCCTTTCATAATGCGTGGTGTGCCTCTCTCCCTTGCGTGTCGGTATTGCCTGTTGTTTCTTTCCCTCACCAATAGGGGAGCTGGTGCTACGGGCCGTGCCAGGTCAATGATTGGGTTGATTGGACGGGAGTTAAAAGGAGCCTTTTAACTCCCGAGAGAGAGccggctcgctctctctctcggcctgaCACTGAACTGACTGGATCATTACCTTATTTTGCGTTACACTATATTACACTGATATGAACTACACTTTTTGTTTGGCTTCCCATTAGTGATTACGGTTGTATGTAGTTAATTTTATAAATATTGTTCTTCCTTTGTGATCAGCGTGGTCTCCTCATTCATGTCAGCGCTACTTGAGCCAAGTGGTCCTGACACTGCCTAGCCAGGTCGGCTACAAATGCCAAAAAACCTGTTTTGGGAAATATGTAGTCGCTAGTGTTTTCGGAGGAAAGTAGGTCGTCAAACTTCACTTACTTGTTCCTGGAACCACTAGAAGATACAGACCGTCGAGAGTGGCTACCACTGCATCGTTATACAGGTTCttccatgggatctttaaggttAGCTTCCctgaaataaatacatcatagTTTTATTAATTCAAAGTACGTTACATATATTTTGATATTTTATGGATTTAACATGGCCACGTGAGTGCATGTGGAAATAAGAGATGAACAGTGGGAAAGAAACAAACTGTTAGATGTAGACCGATATATTATAATCCTTAATTTTGTATACACTTCACAACATTTTAAACTGCTTTACAGTTTTCCACAACTGCTTCCTTGTCTAGACTCATTCGATATAACCAGGCCTTGTTGCTACGTTTACAACCTGCAGGTAAACAGATATTTATTACACCTTGCGTTTACTTTTCATTAACGTGTGCAAGCCAAGGCAACTTGAAACCTTGGCTTAGCTGACGTACCAACCATTAGCCATGCTAGAGTGCAGTGAGACCTATgaaacagagggggaggaggggcgtgAACAGGTAATTCTCTATGAGCAAGTCAATGTCAACAGACAAAATACCTCTTAAGAGCCAGATATAGCACACAGAACCCCCCCATGTACTGTCACACTTATGGGCCTTGTTGAACAAACGTTCAGCAAAACCTTGCTCATGTCACTAGGCAACCACTGCTTTGGTTTCCATGCAAAACATAAAATATCACTTTAAACAAgtgaagttgttgttgttgacctcTTTTTTAGTTAGTAGAGCCGAATGATTGAATCTGTGATGGAATTCCCGCTTGGCAATATTTTACTTGATTAGAATGTCATTAAAAGTCCTGGCATAAAAAAGTGCATAATAAGCCAGTTTGTAGAGACACAGGAGCTGTAAACTCTAACGCATGTAGAATTAGTATCATGCTCTGCCAAAATAAAGAGATGTGGAATCACAATTTGAGAACCGGTACATCCAGATAACCTTGTATTGAACATCCACCTCACTTCCCCATCAATAATTTAGCAGTGAGAATAAATTATTTTGGCCTGGTTAATATAGCCTATAATAGACCATAGAAGAGTTGTGTGCATCTTAAATTACTTCAGAAAAAAATGTAACCATAGTTCATAAAAAGCCTTTGGGGGGATTCTCAAATACCGTACTTTAGAACATGTTTGAGGACcacaaagaatatatatatatatttttacaaacTATATACAAGCCAACTAAAGGCTTTCTAAAGATGTCAGTTTTTTAGGAACCAACTTCACTTCAATTAATACAGTGCAGTGTGGGCTTTGAAGGCAACTAGATGACTCATCAACCAGGAACTCACAAAACGTGACGAAAGCCGGTCACATGTTTGACAAAAAAGGGTATTTCCTAAATGATTTATTATTTGCTAtacaatattttatattgtCTAAAGTTTGATTAATCTGAATCATTGAAGGCCAGGTTCTGGTTATCTCGACATATGTGTGTAAATCTTATTTACACTCACTGGTAAGAGTTGGATTAGTCAATAAACAAAACCTTTACTGATACACTATTTACTCTCATGGCGCAATCCAATATGAAAGTTATCATCAAGGTCACACTGACCCAAACTCAATTCAGATCTCAGTAATGGGACATCAGCGTTCAGCGGCAAGAGCACTAGATATGTTAGTCAGTAACTTTGTGTAAAGTGGACTTTTCGTTTTCAGTGTCAAGCAATTCAGTGAGCACAGCCATTTCAGAATCAGGTGGGCAATTCCTTCCACAAATGCTGATATTAAATTAATCTCAAAACTGCACAACAGTGCATTGTAGATAGAGCCTCATCTACTGTATGATTGATTGACCCTTGGTCGTACAATTAACAACCTTATTACTAGGGTCAGTTTAGTCATCCGTTCACATTGTTAGGGTTTAGGAACTCATCCCTACCAGCCGCTCTTGGGAAGCTGAACAAATACATGTAAGACAATGCATGGATATGGTTGTGCAAAAACATAAGCAAATAGCCACAAACATgatatttatgtaattatataCGCTCTGTTTTGCACTTACCGACTTGGCCAGCTCTTATTCTGAAGGGCACATCAAATTCACTCTGTAAGAAATAAAAAAGACTATTATCTACAAGGATAGTGTACGACAGtgtcatatgtatatatatatatatatatatatatatatatatatgacctaAAAACCAGAGGTTTACTCTAGTCTCGTGGGCTATTGTGTGCTGAGTCACATCGTTTGTTGAAGGTTTGTGGAAAGTGTAAGAGTCTTGGTCCACATGGCTGGTCTATGATGGCAGCGATCAAAAGATCATCAACAATACAAGATCACCCCATTTGTAATGTGTCTTGAAAAGTCATTATTGGGAATAGATGGTGGTCATTCATTTCCAATCTGGGAGGTGTTTTCATGAGGTTTTGCGGCACAATGATGACAAGCTGATTTAGAATAGTTTTATAATGCAACAGGCTAAGTACTTACCAAAGCATTTTCCTTAACTCTGAGATTTTCAAGAACGACATTTCCTGCAAAAGATAATAACAATGTAGTGAGGATTGAAGTAACAGGTTCACTCAGAGATAAGGTATCAGAGCATCGTTTTTTTCCGCTTCTTACTTAAAAGGTCAGCCTAGCTGGACAAGTAGCATAGCAAAGTGAAATCCCTCTAAGCCCCTTCCATGACAGGGACAATTATGTTTGTGTTACCTTGGCATTGCGGTAAAATATAGCCCTGTACAGGCTGGAATTGCCCAAATCGTATTCAGCATTCTAAGACGCTGTAATCTAAGATGCAGACCGAACAGAATTGATGTCAATAGAATTGATGTCAATAGAATGTATGCATTAACCAAAAAGAATGGTATCCAACTATCTATACAAATAAATCtcacatgataataataatctgaATCTCGATAGCATGCATAGTGTTTAGGCAATGCTTCTTAAGCCTGCTATATGTGGGGCTAGAAAatatagtgtttttttttttttaaggaaccATGGTTCATAAATGTACTAAATACTGTATGATAAACCTTTTTGAGGGGTTACCTGCTGTTGAGAGAGttgaaattgtttttttgtAAGAATATATATGTAGGCTATACTATTTAACCAGAAATCTGTAAAGATAAGTAATTATCTCCTGCTGCAGCAGAAGGGGCAAGTCCCCATTCATGCTTCTTTAATTGAGTGGCCTCAGGCTAGGCTTTGGGTTGTTTGGTAGGCTGTGGACTGATTAACCCCTCAACGCACGCGCCGCGAAATATGTAGTTTCAGCATTGACATTTGACAACATTTTAGAAATGTAAGACCTAAACAGTTTGGATCTGACCTATATCAAGTTTGCACTATACTTACTTTTATAGGGATACTATGAATATTGCTATTCCTAAATTGAAATTACTTTAGAGCTAAGTGGATCTACGTAATTACCCAGATTATatattcagttcagttcatacAGCGGAAGGACATTGTTAACGAAAGCAGTGACTCCACGCTTTCCTTATCTTGACAGCAGAGACAAAGCTCATGTCATTGGTTCTGTTTACTAGCAGCTAGCCCACATAGCGCCCCTCAGAATGACAGCAAGCCATATCTATTTTAGTTTTTAATGACAAATGGTTTGGTTGCTTCCTTAATGTGCTGCTGacaatctaaaaaaaaaaactagcaTAAGACATAAGTCATTGTCTCTGCACGTCACGCAGGAGTTAGTTAGTAACGCACTCTCCCAGCATGTCTTCATGACATTCCCACGACATACGATGGGCGGGCGACCTGCTTTGCAACATATTTAGGATTGTAGATGAATAGATTCGAGTTGCATTAATGCATGATCCAGCAGAATTCAGTTTGCGTTCACTGTTGACACCACCAGCTATAGCTACTTAGTCGTAGTTTCGTTCCCTACTGTGGCTGCTTGACTCACCTCCCCAAATGCCTATCTTGAGTTGCGACTTGTCCAGGTTCTCCACATAATCGCCAATGAACCTGTTCAACAGATCACTGACCAGGGTTTCAAAAACCATGGTCGTGTGTGACGATGCACTACCCTTCGAAAAGGGTACGCGCCACGGTCAGCGAAACGATGTCTTCGCGTTAATCTCAATGTTTTCCGTTGACAGATAACAGGGATACTGAAACTCTGAACGATTAGCTCTGGGCTCGATTGTTGTGTGTTCGATTAGCACGGTCTGCCGTTGCACACACCACGATGTAAGTGTGAGTGCATCCCCTCGGCGGCGTCGTTTTGGTCGAGCAGGTTCTCCATGATGAGAGGGAGTGACAGAGGCTTTGATACATTGGTGAACACCCCATTTGACCGTAAGAATGAGATATTGCAGACACCATCCAATGCTGATATTAGATTTATTAATATGAAAATATTTACCACATAATTACAATTAAACAGGAACAATAAGGGTACAATAAAGAATGTACTATTTTTGGTCATGTGTGATTCCCTTGAAATGTTTGTTATGGTcacgtgtatgtgcatgtcaacatttcaaacacatagacacattctcaataatgtttttttaatgtaaaaaaataatagttggtataaaaaatagaaaCTATTTAATTTAGCAGTTCTTATCCAGACAATATGCTAGGAAGCAGGATCTCACAGTCTCCTAAAATGTAGTCCCTTTTCATGGTGGACATCTTATTCACCACTTTGAACCGCAGAAACCAGTTCCCAAGATGTTCCTCACAGATGCCGTCAAAAAAGAAGTCCTCATTGAAAATGGGGTTGCGACTTCTCTTGATCACTGTGCTGCGTTGCTTCTGCATCTTCCCCGGCAGAAGACACACACTGATGCTGCAGTTGATGCTTTTGGGGTCCGTTGAAACGGCATACAGCCCCTCCGCACTGATCAGCCTCACCCTGAACCTGTGGTTCTGCGGGCAGTACTCTGCTGCCAGACGAAGGTTTCCTTCTCGCCCAACGGGTACCAGGTGTTCCCTCATCACCCTCTCTCGGCACAAAACCCCATCGGTGGGGAAGACGGGAGGAGGGGCGAGTCCGAACACGTTGGCCGGGGTCAGGGGCTCCTCCGGCTCGTCCGAGGACCTCCGCACCACGTTGGGACTGCTGTCTGTGGAGCTCCCTTCGTCCGTGGACAGGGAGTTGTTCCGCGAGAGCAGAGACTTCCGCCCTGCTCGGGAGACCAGCCGCTCGTGACCCAGGGCTTTGAGGAGGTAGGACCTGGGCGGAGGCCTGGCCAGCAGGGGGGAGTTGAAGGGGGAGGACTCTGTGGACGAGGTGGTGTCGCTGTCCAGGGACACCACCTGCCTGTGCAGGGCCATCGCCCTGTGCGTGGGCAGCCTGGAAGCCAGCTTGTTGAGGCTGAACGCAGCGCagtgggggggtttgggggagcTGCCGGCGGAAGGGCTCCGGGGGGGGAGCAGTGTGAGTCCACAGGCCGCTGGGTCGCTGTGGAACAGAGACTCCTTCCGCCGCGTGTGGGGGCTCTCCAGCAGCGTGCAGAAGCCGTAGCAGGTCTGGGCTTTGGCCAGGTGGGGCAGAGACAGGGCGGCCTGGCTCCGGGGGTCCGCGTTGGTGCTACCCTCGTCGCTGAACGCGCGGGGCAGCTCGTCGACGTTCTCCACCTGGATGACGTGTGTTTTGAACGGCTCTCTGGCCGGGGCGGCGTCCTCCACCATGATGCCGTTCACAGTCCCCTTGACAACAGGGAAGGGTTTGCTCCAGTCAGGTGCCTTGCTAGGCTCCTGTTGGGGTGTGATCTTGGGAGGGATGAAGAACTTGGGGATAGTGCTCGGGGTGATGATGTTAGGGCACAGGGTGTGCTTTGGTCTCTTCGCCTGGGCTGTTCTCTCCCCAAACATAGCCTCGGCCAGACGAA is a genomic window containing:
- the LOC130403904 gene encoding C2 calcium-dependent domain-containing protein 4C-like, with amino-acid sequence MWVLEQIRESVDENHFTLPVEYSLRLAEAMFGERTAQAKRPKHTLCPNIITPSTIPKFFIPPKITPQQEPSKAPDWSKPFPVVKGTVNGIMVEDAAPAREPFKTHVIQVENVDELPRAFSDEGSTNADPRSQAALSLPHLAKAQTCYGFCTLLESPHTRRKESLFHSDPAACGLTLLPPRSPSAGSSPKPPHCAAFSLNKLASRLPTHRAMALHRQVVSLDSDTTSSTESSPFNSPLLARPPPRSYLLKALGHERLVSRAGRKSLLSRNNSLSTDEGSSTDSSPNVVRRSSDEPEEPLTPANVFGLAPPPVFPTDGVLCRERVMREHLVPVGREGNLRLAAEYCPQNHRFRVRLISAEGLYAVSTDPKSINCSISVCLLPGKMQKQRSTVIKRSRNPIFNEDFFFDGICEEHLGNWFLRFKVVNKMSTMKRDYILGDCEILLPSILSG